The stretch of DNA TACACATTTGGGTCCTAGTAATGTTGACATACTTCATATACCTTAATAGTTTGGGTTTCAAAAACCACTCTGATCTACACCTAGGGTTCCAATACACAAAGAAAATATGAGCTTTGAGAGATGCACAAGGGAAGCGCAACAATTGCCAATGAATTCTGCCTGCCGTATTAACTTTCATATTCTcaaatttttctcaaattttttaataacaagtcTCTCTAGGGAAGgagatctcaagagcagcattCTCATAAAAAATGGTTTACGTGTAGATCCGCTAAATGAATCAATCTATATATTGCGTTAAGCATTTTCAGATAACAAGTCTCTCTAGGACAACAAATTTCAAGAGCAACAttctcataaaaaatattttacgtGTAAATCCACTAAATGAATCAATCTATATATTGCGTTAAGCATTTTCAGATATATTGCGTTAAAGCATTTTCAGACCTTGATTAATGATGTTACCATCTGGATTTCACCTAAGTCTTTCATAGCTTCAATAATGTCATGAGAAGGACATATTAATGATGTTTTGGAGCTTTGAGTCCCTTCACAATCATCCAAAACCAACTTCTCAAGATTAGGAATGCTGTAAACTAAAACACCATCAAAAACTAATAAAGTGACAATAGGAAATACACTAATAGCATTTATTggtaaatataatcaagattATCTATATGACTTGGTGAGGAAGTTCAAAGATTTGGGAAACAGACCAGTgctaatttcaaaaaaaaaaaaatatttccactATAGATAAGCTAAGCCATTGAATCTGGATTATAATCTTAAACATCTTCAAGCAATAATCCTtcataactcttttttttttttttttgaaaacatcctTCATAACTCTTGGAGCAGcatttttgtcatctttgtcaaACCACCTACCCAACTATAACTCAACCAGAATGAGAAACATGTTATAGAaaacaaagaatcaaaacaCTGCAGGCGTGTATAAGATTAAGATGCACTATCCTACATGTTTTTAATCACCCTATATAAGCAACTTAGATGAGACTTGTTAAAAAATTACTCAGGTTGCAACGAGATAATTCAACAAGGGGAAGAAAAGTTACGAAAAGTCTCAAAATTCTCTCAAGGTAATATTGTAGATATCAGCtctcaaaagtcaaaataaGTTAGTATGTACCAGTAGTTCACGTAGCTTGGGGGATCTTTCAAGCAATTCCAAAGCAACAATGATCTCCCTTTCACGACCAATAATGCTAAGAATCCTTCAGCAAGTAATTAAGGCACATGATTTGTTTAATATAACCTGGGTGATATAGCTACTGATGGTCATTCCACTTTAGGTGTTCCATTATCTGCACCTTCACTTGGTCATGACAGCTCGTTGCCTGCAACTCAAAATTCAGCAGCAGAGAGTGGTTTGCTAGATGAAACTCAAAATGAATCTCATAATATTCAGCCTAGCAGATCTACAAGACAAAGGTATATTCCTGTTAGATTACAAGATTATTATTGTGATTCTGTGATACATTATGGCATGTCTTCTCCACCCTCTTTACGGCCACAGAGTATTCATCGCTGCCCTCTCCTCTAATTCTGAACCTAAGACATATAATGAGGCAATCAAGTTTTAGTGCTGGAAACATATATGCAATGTAGGCTGAAATTCAAGCCCTTCAGGGCAAGCATACATGGGAAAACTCTAATAGGCTGCAAAATGGGTATATAAGATCAAACATAAATCAGATGGCTCAATAGAAAGGTATAAGGGCAGGTTAGTGGCTAAAGAATACACTAAACAGTTGGTGTGGAGAGTGTTGATGTATTTGAAAGGTGCACCAAGGAATTGAAAGGCATCTTTTATCCCTCAAATTCAAAACTCCATTTGCAAGCCTTTGCTGACTCCAATTGGACAACCTGTTCTTCCTAAACCAGGAAGTCTATTTCAGGATTTTGTCTTCAAGGGTCTGATTAATGTTATGTGGGAGCTTTAATTTTTTCCTCATGCATCACAAAAAGATCAGAAGAAATTGTTGACAGTTATTAACAAAAGTAAATATAGGAACATTCTTAATTGCCCACAGCACTCCTGATTACAAATACCTCAGTCTAAAAGCCTAACACCATGGGTATCCATCCAGTCCTCACTCATACGCGCATTGTCATTGCATGTGTAGACAATTTGTGCGTTTGGAGATGCACGAGGGAAGCGTTCCAACTTCCTTTGGATTTTTCTCACCTCGGAGGCAttcataaaccaagacttcacAATAACAACTCTCTGTAGCGCAGGGGATTTTGAGAGCAGCGCTTTCATAAAAAGCATTTCAAGTGCAGATTTATGACTGAATGCTTCAATCTTAATTGTGTTAAGCATATGCAGCTCTTGAATAAATAAGCAACCGATTCGATCCTCCAAAAGCCTTGAAGCAGCATCGTTTAGTTCGTTGTCATCCTCCGAACCGGACTATAACTCAAGAAGAAATGTAAAGCAAGCACAACTGTGAGGACATTTGAAAAAGCAAAACAAGAAGAATCATACATGATTGCCAAATATATACTCTACCCACCGCCATAATCTGCAGTTCACATAGGTTGGGGCATTTTTGAAGCAATCACATAAAAACAATGAGCTGCTCCCGATAATCAAAATGTAAGTCATGTAGATTCAGCACTCGCAGATTTATTGCAGTTGGAAACATAGATACACGCATACACTTGAAAAATAGGaattaagaaacaaaattaGCTACCACAATAACTTTAACAAGCCAAAATGTAAAGAATTGTATCTATCCATCCATTTGCATAAAGTAAAACGAGGCAGATCCTCACCTCCAACGAAGAGCCACACAACCAAAGAGTCTTAATGGCTTTCAAATAAGGTACCAACCATCTCGAATCAACGTAATCATAAATAGAACCAATAACagacaagatttcaagttttgGAGGGCTTATCACAAACTTATTGATCCCTCCACAATCCTCGAGAGCCAGCTTCTCAAGGTTAGGAATACTAATACTAGAGGCAATTCCATCAACACTGCGCTTAAATCCAATATTCAAGAATGCTAATGAAGTGACATTGGAAAATATACCACAAGCATTTACAGGCAAATTAATATAGGGACCTTCCACTATCAGTTTCTTAATTGTCCTGCAAGAGAGTAAACAAAATGGCAGCTGAAAATTTGGCCCTAGATCACTATATAAAGATAAGTTAAGTTCCTCCACACCATTTCTTGACAGAAAAACACACCACATATCAATATCAGATTGCTGCGGCGACGGCAAAGGATCATTTCCAACGTATATCTCTAGAGTAAATTTCTTAACAGGCCCAGCACGGGCAAAGAGGATATTGTTGATTATGTTGACGAGGGTTCTACGGTCATCATCTAGGCCCTGTCCGAAATTTTCCACGAATTCGCAATCGAACGTAAGCTGCTCATGCTGCAACCAAACATCATTCCAGTGCCTTGAGAGCAGAGCAGTTCTGGCGGCGTCTCGGGTGGgcaaacactccaaaatccGTTCCTTTACCTCTACCGGCAGCTCACTTATTAAATCCCTACTTGCATCCGGTAGGGTTTTGAGTCGCCGGCGACGTCGAGCCATTAAATTGATAGAATAATGAGGCTTCAGTCGAAATCAAAAGCTAAAATCCTTCAATTCTTCACCTCTGATCTCTGATGTTAGGTTTGGTTTGGGGCTTTGTGGGTTAGGAAAGCCGAAGGGAAACGGGAGCAGAGTAGCAGATGCCAGACGAAGGGAAACGGGTCTAAGGGGGTGTATTCCattaagatttttataaattttcaaaatgtatGGATTTTAAATCGCCTCTGtagaattttttaaatcttcatagaattttttaaatttttattaattttgtatgagggtataaaaatttataggataaatatttatagattttttaaaaaaatttcatattaaaaagtctataaaagttATTAAAACTTTAGATTGAATGCACTCTTATAAACATTTAATAACTTCGATCTAtcaatacattatttataatttttttaatgtattgcaataataataataataataagcctaagttatatgctcaacacgccccCTTTAATGGGCTCCAACACGTGAACCataatcttttttcttattgGATGACGCAGAGATTCAAACATATAGCTTTGCCATGAGATTGGCtatataccaaattgaagcatgtgcctaatctcaattaaaagtctaagctgatagttggattgcacatttatgtttatatattatatactcaacaAGCTCAAGGGTGTGCTTcaattggttgagaaagtagttatgaacagatactgcattctaatagagttagtagtattcaaaaaaaaaaaaaaaaacaagctcAAGGGAATAGGAATGGGAGATGTGGATGTTGAGGCCAATTCGCAAATTGTTTTCCACGCTATTGAATCGTTTCTATTAGTTCTACTTTTGGACATATGCTGTTGCGCATCacacatataaaataatagtattaaatataataagagccaatagaGAAATCACATATAACCGAAATTAAGGCTGAGTCACAAGGCTGAAggcactactacagaaatcacatatAGTGTCGGTAATATGAAAAACTGACGTTAAAGGTTAAttcaatttatataaaaaaaatagcaaataaaaaaataaaatagagactTACATACGATTTCGATAATATAAATAACCGGCGTCGTATTTCATTATaggttttttagttttatttttaaatttcatataggACGTTAGTTTGTACGCAAATTGACgttgtattattgttattatttacttttaaaattgatGAAGCGATACTACGTCAGTTATGTATATAgatcatttcataattaaaaaatattaaccTACGACGTCGATTAGTCTTATTAATCGACATCGTAGGGTTTTCAATTAAATCATATCAGATTAGACATCAGTTTGAACTAAATCGCACAACCAAATTTAA from Ipomoea triloba cultivar NCNSP0323 chromosome 7, ASM357664v1 encodes:
- the LOC116025029 gene encoding F-box/FBD/LRR-repeat protein At1g13570-like, which codes for MARRRRRLKTLPDASRDLISELPVEVKERILECLPTRDAARTALLSRHWNDVWLQHEQLTFDCEFVENFGQGLDDDRRTLVNIINNILFARAGPVKKFTLEIYVGNDPLPSPQQSDIDMWCVFLSRNGVEELNLSLYSDLGPNFQLPFCLLSCRTIKKLIVEGPYINLPVNACGIFSNVTSLAFLNIGFKRSVDGIASSISIPNLEKLALEDCGGINKFVISPPKLEILSVIGSIYDYVDSRWLVPYLKAIKTLWLCGSSLECMRVSMFPTAINLRVLNLHDLHFDYREQLIVFM